A DNA window from Thermococcus sp. 4557 contains the following coding sequences:
- a CDS encoding Maf-like protein yields MLVLASASPRRREILARFIREFEVIPSNASEECSIENPAEYALELARRKAREVHDRVGGTVIGADTVVSIDGHILGKPGSREEAFEMLRLLSGRVHRVTTGYCIIHEGREISGVAVTEVKFRELDDDIIWAYIDTGEPMDKAGAYGIQGKAGLFVEWIRGDYYNVVGFPIEIVWKLRELGFEVLSR; encoded by the coding sequence ATGCTGGTTCTGGCATCTGCTTCACCGAGGCGGCGGGAGATACTCGCCAGGTTCATACGGGAGTTCGAGGTTATTCCGAGCAACGCGAGCGAGGAGTGCAGCATAGAAAACCCCGCCGAGTACGCTCTCGAACTGGCGAGGAGGAAGGCCAGGGAAGTGCACGACCGCGTGGGCGGAACCGTCATCGGCGCCGACACCGTCGTCAGCATAGACGGCCACATCCTCGGCAAACCCGGGAGCAGGGAGGAGGCCTTCGAGATGCTCCGGCTCCTCAGCGGGAGGGTTCACAGGGTCACGACGGGCTACTGCATAATCCACGAGGGTCGGGAGATTTCGGGGGTTGCCGTTACAGAGGTCAAGTTCCGCGAGCTGGACGACGACATCATCTGGGCGTACATCGACACCGGCGAGCCGATGGACAAGGCAGGGGCCTACGGCATACAGGGAAAGGCGGGCCTCTTCGTCGAGTGGATCCGCGGGGACTACTACAACGTCGTCGGGTTCCCCATTGAGATAGTCTGGAAGCTGAGGGAGCTCGGGTTTGAGGTCCTATCACGCTGA
- a CDS encoding PHP domain-containing protein — translation MPRFPHDAHTHTTYSDGRGSIADSVAAAEARGLALLGITDHSHYFEPGTLGRYVKEVRYWGEDAGLTILAGIEGNITPRGVDVPDFMAEKLDYVIASVHQWLERPEEYVELVKLALEDDNVDIIGHFGASFPYIGFPSADELEEILELAEARGKAFEISSRYRVPDIDFIRECIRRGIKLTFASDAHSPREVGGVSWSERVFRKAGGTREDLLFGEFL, via the coding sequence ATGCCCAGGTTTCCCCACGATGCCCACACCCACACCACATACTCGGACGGCAGGGGATCGATAGCCGACAGCGTGGCCGCGGCGGAGGCGAGGGGGCTGGCGCTGCTCGGAATAACCGACCACAGCCACTACTTCGAACCCGGAACCCTCGGCCGCTACGTCAAGGAGGTCAGGTACTGGGGCGAGGACGCGGGGCTGACGATTCTGGCCGGGATTGAGGGCAACATAACCCCCAGGGGCGTCGATGTCCCGGACTTCATGGCGGAGAAGCTCGACTACGTGATAGCGAGCGTCCACCAGTGGCTCGAGAGGCCGGAGGAATACGTGGAGCTGGTGAAGCTCGCCCTCGAAGACGACAACGTTGACATCATCGGCCACTTCGGGGCCAGCTTCCCCTACATCGGCTTCCCGTCCGCCGACGAGCTGGAGGAAATACTCGAGCTGGCGGAGGCTAGGGGCAAGGCCTTTGAGATAAGCTCCCGTTACAGGGTCCCGGACATCGACTTCATCCGGGAGTGCATAAGGCGCGGGATAAAGCTCACCTTCGCGAGCGATGCCCACTCACCGAGGGAGGTGGGCGGCGTTTCCTGGAGCGAGAGGGTATTCAGGAAGGCGGGCGGGACGAGGGAGGACCTCCTGTTCGGGGAGTTCCTGTGA
- a CDS encoding cobalamin B12-binding domain-containing protein: protein MVERSKVRVLVAKPGLDGHDRGAKVVARALRDAGFEVIYTGIRQTPEQIAESVVQEDVDVLGISILSGAHMVLIPKILRLLEERGLKINEDVLVIAGGIIPPDDAEQLEKMGVARVFGPGSPIEDIVGFIDENVPKLKKFREN from the coding sequence ATGGTCGAGCGCTCCAAGGTTAGGGTTCTCGTTGCGAAGCCGGGACTTGACGGTCACGACAGGGGTGCCAAGGTCGTCGCCAGGGCACTGCGCGATGCAGGTTTTGAGGTCATCTACACTGGAATCAGGCAGACCCCCGAGCAGATAGCCGAGAGCGTTGTTCAGGAGGACGTTGATGTCCTTGGAATAAGCATCCTCTCCGGCGCCCACATGGTTCTCATACCGAAGATACTCAGGCTCCTCGAAGAGCGCGGCCTGAAGATCAACGAGGACGTTCTCGTTATAGCCGGTGGAATAATCCCGCCCGACGACGCCGAACAGCTCGAGAAGATGGGTGTGGCCAGGGTTTTTGGCCCCGGCAGCCCGATTGAGGATATAGTCGGCTTCATAGACGAGAACGTGCCGAAGCTGAAGAAATTCAGGGAGAACTGA
- the meaB gene encoding methylmalonyl Co-A mutase-associated GTPase MeaB — MLDGLIERMLTGDKRATARLITLVENDEEKAREIISKIYPHTGNAYIVGITGPPGAGKSTLLDKLIRVAREEGKVVGVIAIDPTSPFTGGALLGDRIRMQRHSTDPGVFIRSMATRGSLGGLAKATADAIKVLDAYGCDVIFVETVGVGQIEIDIVKTADTVVLVTVPGLGDDIQAIKAGLMEIADVFVINKADKEGADATYFELSMMLDLEKERWERRGWRPRIVETVATTMRGIRDLWSAINEHREFLERSGEIERKRQFRAEEEVKTIVSGRISRLVGEKLGEEEISSLIGMVVRREIDPYSAADRILEKALGVKV, encoded by the coding sequence ATGTTAGACGGTCTCATAGAGAGGATGCTCACCGGCGACAAGCGCGCCACTGCGCGCCTCATAACCCTCGTTGAAAACGATGAGGAGAAGGCGAGGGAGATAATCTCGAAAATCTATCCCCACACGGGCAACGCCTACATCGTCGGCATCACCGGCCCGCCTGGGGCCGGAAAGTCCACCCTTCTCGACAAGCTCATCCGCGTTGCAAGGGAGGAAGGCAAGGTCGTCGGCGTTATAGCGATAGACCCCACCTCGCCCTTCACCGGCGGCGCTCTTCTCGGGGACAGGATAAGGATGCAGAGGCATTCGACCGACCCTGGTGTCTTCATCAGGAGCATGGCGACGCGCGGCTCCCTCGGGGGCCTCGCCAAGGCCACGGCCGATGCCATCAAGGTTCTCGACGCCTACGGCTGCGATGTGATCTTTGTGGAGACCGTCGGCGTCGGCCAGATTGAGATCGACATCGTTAAGACCGCCGACACGGTGGTTCTCGTCACGGTCCCGGGTCTGGGCGACGACATACAGGCGATAAAGGCCGGGCTCATGGAGATAGCCGACGTGTTCGTCATCAACAAGGCCGACAAGGAGGGGGCCGATGCCACCTACTTTGAACTCAGCATGATGCTCGACCTCGAGAAGGAGCGCTGGGAGAGGCGGGGCTGGCGGCCGCGGATCGTGGAGACGGTCGCGACGACCATGAGAGGAATACGCGACCTCTGGAGCGCGATCAACGAGCACAGGGAGTTTCTTGAGAGGAGCGGGGAGATAGAGCGGAAGAGGCAGTTCAGGGCCGAGGAGGAAGTCAAGACGATAGTCTCGGGCAGGATATCGAGGCTAGTGGGGGAGAAGCTCGGCGAGGAGGAGATTTCGTCTTTGATAGGGATGGTTGTGAGGCGCGAGATCGACCCGTACTCTGCCGCGGATAGGATACTCGAAAAAGCCCTGGGGGTGAAGGTATGA
- the mce gene encoding methylmalonyl-CoA epimerase: MIKKIDHVGIAVKNLDEAIKVWEGLGLKVEEIEEVPDQKVRTAIIHVGESRIELLEPTAEDSPIAKFIAKRGEGIHHIALGVDDIEGQLEKLKEEGYRLIDEQPRIGAGGAKIAFVHPKAVTGVLLELCERKAE; encoded by the coding sequence ATGATAAAGAAGATAGACCACGTTGGTATAGCCGTTAAGAACCTGGATGAGGCCATCAAGGTCTGGGAGGGCCTCGGTCTCAAGGTGGAGGAGATAGAGGAGGTCCCGGACCAGAAGGTGAGGACCGCGATAATCCACGTCGGCGAGAGCAGGATTGAGCTCCTCGAGCCGACCGCCGAGGACTCGCCCATAGCCAAGTTCATCGCCAAGCGCGGTGAGGGGATACACCACATAGCCCTGGGCGTTGATGACATCGAGGGACAGCTCGAGAAGCTCAAGGAAGAGGGCTACAGGCTGATCGATGAACAGCCCAGAATCGGGGCTGGAGGTGCGAAAATCGCATTTGTCCACCCCAAGGCAGTAACGGGCGTTCTGCTCGAACTTTGCGAAAGAAAGGCCGAGTAA
- a CDS encoding DUF835 domain-containing protein codes for MDMLLRGRPRYLGSRVVDYRRLNDIIRRNNHRRKLLITRRAPSELDSPNIHPIWVTKVPYPNAVSPSRLHAIEQMVWEQLQNEDVDVILDAIEYLMIENGVEPTLRFVSKLRDMTLLTNSDFYVTVSDGLDSRVLNILRRIVE; via the coding sequence ATGGATATGTTGCTGAGAGGTCGGCCCAGGTACCTCGGGTCGAGAGTGGTTGATTACAGACGCCTCAACGATATCATCCGGAGGAATAACCACCGCAGGAAGCTTCTCATAACCCGCAGGGCTCCCTCGGAGCTCGATAGTCCGAACATACACCCGATATGGGTCACAAAGGTCCCCTACCCGAACGCGGTATCCCCCTCGAGGCTCCATGCCATCGAGCAGATGGTGTGGGAGCAGCTTCAAAATGAGGATGTGGACGTCATTCTGGACGCCATCGAGTACCTCATGATTGAGAACGGGGTCGAGCCGACGCTCAGGTTCGTCAGCAAACTCAGGGACATGACCCTTCTCACGAACTCCGATTTTTACGTCACCGTCAGCGACGGCCTCGACAGCAGGGTTCTGAACATCCTCCGCAGGATAGTCGAGTGA
- the smc gene encoding chromosome segregation protein SMC — MPYIEKIEMKGFKSYGNRKVVVPLSRGFTAIVGANGSGKSNIGDAVLFVLGGLSAKAMRATRISDLIFAGTKTEAPAKYAEVAMYFNNEDRGFPIDEDEVVIKRRVYPDGRSTYWLNGKRSSRSDILDVLSAAMISPEGYNLVLQGDITKFIKMSPTERRMLIDEISGIAEYDAKKEKALKELKQAEENLARVDLLIREVKTQLDKLEKERNDALRYLDLKDRVERAKVTLLLGEIRKLESLIEESNLRDKEIEAEIAAMEARLTDIAREIVAREKELNTIERELEEKSEDGILEVTRKISEVKSKIEMAGKNIELARKEIEDGQHRLAKAKEELKKVSEEIEKSRNAISRWSKRRKKLKAEIKEKEVIKNELVVKLGEIDRDFAIAKQDFDRVVEELEEAKKELYMKESDIKKFEEEIERAKGRIAQNNAKKVALKSKIGEAKSALETKRSELGDVEGRMGKAEARLKKAEKELEEKSRKLKKLEGELSKAREELIKAEAQREVRGNRAIEFLKAQNIPGLYGSLGELITVRDESYALAVEVALGGSYDHVVVEDDRVAEKAIKLLKEKKLGRLTFLPLNKIKPRSMKGEPALGVPALDVVQYDPRFRNAVAYALGDTLIVNDMDEARAVGIGKVRMVTLGGELLERSGAITGGHYRPRGKLGVNVDEIRKRVEKLEREKETLESAVNALRIEVKGLQNELFELRMKKSELSKDLQVTQREMERLLAEDKALEEEIRENEALIETLEKKIHDTRGEMAKLRGRIERLEKKRTKLKKALENPEARELNQRIREVEAEISKLREELGKVESKLESLDVRINEELLPRRADLEEEIEGLINRINALKANIEENERAISDFEAELEELKKAEENVKDELKELRERRERLKNEIIDLRAEKDELSSKLQELRIEANTLKIKLAQYEATLKEKRDELKHYDAKLIKSIKEVPLELDALSEQIEKMEEEIRALEPVNMKAIEDFEVVERRYLELKSKREQVVAEKESIEEFIEEIEGQKKQVFLQTLGEIAKNFSELFAKLSPGGSARLILENEDDPFAGGLEIEAKPAGKDVKRIEAMSGGEKALTALAFVFAIQRYKPAPFYLFDEIDAHLDDANVKRVADLIKEASQNSQFIVVTLRDVMMANADKIIGVSMRKGVSRVVALSLEKAMKILEEARKRSEAEHAEMFGHLSG; from the coding sequence ATGCCGTACATTGAGAAGATTGAAATGAAAGGCTTCAAATCTTACGGCAACAGGAAAGTCGTTGTTCCGCTTTCTAGAGGGTTCACAGCGATCGTCGGTGCCAACGGTTCTGGGAAGAGCAACATCGGTGACGCCGTGCTCTTCGTCCTCGGTGGCCTGTCAGCCAAGGCGATGCGTGCCACGAGGATAAGCGACCTCATCTTCGCGGGCACCAAGACGGAAGCGCCGGCAAAGTACGCCGAGGTTGCCATGTATTTCAACAACGAGGACAGGGGGTTCCCAATCGACGAGGACGAGGTCGTCATAAAGAGGCGCGTCTATCCCGACGGCAGGAGCACCTACTGGCTCAACGGCAAGAGGAGCAGCAGAAGCGACATCCTCGACGTCCTCAGCGCGGCCATGATTTCACCCGAGGGCTACAACCTCGTTCTGCAGGGAGACATCACCAAGTTCATTAAGATGAGCCCCACCGAGAGGAGGATGCTCATAGACGAAATTTCTGGGATAGCTGAGTACGATGCCAAGAAGGAGAAGGCCCTGAAGGAGCTGAAGCAGGCCGAGGAGAACCTGGCTCGCGTTGATCTTCTCATCCGCGAGGTCAAAACCCAGCTTGACAAGCTCGAGAAGGAGAGAAACGACGCGCTCCGCTACCTCGACCTCAAGGACCGCGTCGAGAGGGCGAAGGTCACGCTCCTCCTCGGCGAGATAAGAAAGCTCGAGTCCCTGATAGAGGAGAGCAACCTGCGCGACAAGGAGATAGAGGCGGAGATAGCCGCCATGGAGGCCCGCCTCACGGATATCGCCAGGGAGATCGTGGCAAGGGAGAAGGAGCTGAACACGATTGAAAGGGAGCTTGAGGAAAAGAGCGAGGACGGCATCCTCGAGGTAACCAGAAAGATAAGCGAGGTCAAGTCCAAGATAGAGATGGCCGGGAAGAACATCGAGCTGGCCAGGAAGGAGATCGAGGACGGCCAGCACCGCCTTGCCAAGGCGAAGGAGGAGCTCAAGAAGGTTTCAGAGGAGATAGAGAAGAGCAGAAATGCCATAAGCCGCTGGAGCAAGAGGCGCAAGAAGCTCAAGGCGGAAATAAAGGAGAAGGAAGTCATCAAGAACGAGCTGGTTGTTAAGCTGGGCGAGATAGACAGGGACTTTGCCATCGCGAAGCAGGACTTTGACCGCGTGGTCGAGGAGCTGGAGGAGGCCAAAAAGGAGCTCTACATGAAGGAGAGCGATATCAAGAAGTTCGAGGAGGAAATAGAGCGTGCAAAGGGCAGGATAGCCCAGAACAACGCAAAGAAAGTCGCGCTCAAGTCCAAGATCGGCGAGGCCAAGAGCGCCCTCGAGACCAAACGTTCGGAGCTTGGAGATGTAGAGGGCAGGATGGGCAAGGCAGAGGCGAGGCTGAAGAAGGCCGAGAAGGAGCTGGAGGAGAAGAGCAGAAAGCTCAAGAAGCTCGAGGGTGAACTCTCGAAAGCCAGGGAGGAGCTCATCAAAGCCGAGGCACAGCGCGAGGTCCGCGGGAACCGCGCCATAGAATTCCTCAAGGCCCAGAACATTCCTGGCCTCTACGGCTCCCTCGGTGAGCTGATCACCGTTCGCGATGAGAGCTACGCCCTGGCGGTCGAGGTCGCCCTCGGTGGAAGCTACGACCACGTGGTCGTGGAGGACGACCGCGTTGCCGAGAAGGCAATAAAACTGCTCAAGGAGAAGAAGCTCGGCAGGCTGACTTTTCTCCCGCTCAACAAGATAAAGCCGCGCTCCATGAAGGGGGAGCCCGCCCTTGGGGTTCCGGCCCTGGACGTCGTCCAGTACGACCCTCGCTTCAGAAATGCGGTGGCCTATGCCCTCGGGGACACGCTGATAGTGAACGACATGGACGAGGCCAGGGCCGTCGGAATAGGGAAGGTCCGTATGGTGACCCTCGGCGGGGAACTCCTCGAGCGGAGCGGAGCGATAACCGGTGGTCACTACAGGCCCAGGGGCAAGCTCGGAGTCAACGTGGATGAGATACGGAAGCGTGTTGAGAAGCTGGAGCGCGAGAAAGAGACCCTGGAATCGGCCGTTAACGCCCTCCGGATCGAGGTTAAGGGCCTTCAGAACGAGCTCTTTGAACTCCGTATGAAGAAGAGTGAGCTGAGCAAGGATCTCCAGGTGACCCAGCGTGAGATGGAACGCCTCCTCGCGGAGGACAAGGCCCTTGAAGAGGAAATCAGGGAGAACGAGGCTCTTATAGAGACCCTGGAAAAGAAAATCCACGATACCCGGGGTGAGATGGCGAAGCTCCGCGGCAGAATTGAGAGGCTGGAGAAGAAGAGGACGAAGCTGAAGAAGGCCCTGGAGAACCCGGAGGCCAGGGAGCTGAACCAGAGGATCAGGGAGGTCGAGGCCGAGATAAGCAAGCTCCGCGAGGAGCTTGGAAAGGTCGAGAGCAAACTGGAGAGCCTCGACGTCAGGATAAACGAGGAGCTGCTCCCGAGGAGGGCGGATCTGGAGGAGGAGATAGAGGGCCTGATCAACAGGATAAACGCTCTCAAGGCCAACATCGAGGAGAACGAGAGGGCCATAAGCGACTTTGAGGCCGAGCTGGAGGAGCTCAAGAAGGCTGAGGAGAACGTCAAGGATGAGCTGAAGGAGCTCCGCGAGAGGCGCGAGAGGCTCAAGAACGAGATCATCGACCTCCGCGCCGAGAAGGACGAGCTGAGCTCCAAGCTCCAGGAGCTCCGCATAGAGGCCAACACGCTCAAGATAAAGCTGGCCCAGTACGAGGCAACGCTGAAGGAGAAGAGGGACGAGCTCAAGCACTACGATGCCAAGCTCATCAAGAGCATCAAAGAGGTTCCGCTGGAGCTCGACGCCCTGAGCGAGCAGATAGAGAAAATGGAGGAAGAGATACGCGCCCTCGAACCGGTCAACATGAAGGCCATCGAGGACTTCGAGGTCGTTGAGAGGAGATACCTCGAGCTGAAGAGCAAGCGCGAGCAGGTCGTTGCCGAGAAGGAGAGCATAGAGGAGTTCATCGAGGAGATAGAGGGGCAGAAGAAGCAGGTCTTCCTCCAGACCCTTGGGGAAATAGCCAAGAACTTCTCAGAGCTCTTCGCCAAGCTCTCCCCGGGAGGAAGCGCCAGGCTCATCCTTGAGAACGAGGACGACCCCTTCGCAGGAGGCCTTGAGATAGAGGCCAAGCCGGCAGGAAAGGACGTTAAGCGCATAGAGGCCATGAGCGGTGGAGAGAAGGCTTTAACTGCCCTCGCCTTCGTCTTTGCCATCCAGCGCTACAAGCCGGCGCCGTTCTATCTCTTCGACGAGATCGACGCCCACCTGGACGACGCCAACGTCAAGCGCGTTGCCGACCTCATCAAGGAGGCCTCCCAGAACAGCCAGTTCATAGTCGTTACGCTGAGGGACGTCATGATGGCCAACGCGGACAAGATAATAGGCGTCAGCATGAGAAAAGGCGTATCGCGCGTCGTTGCCCTCAGCCTCGAGAAGGCCATGAAGATACTGGAAGAGGCAAGGAAGAGGAGCGAGGCCGAGCACGCGGAGATGTTCGGCCATCTGAGCGGGTGA
- a CDS encoding ScpA family protein, producing the protein MESRREEEITPVDILLQLVTMGKVDPWNIDIVDLTEKYIERLREMKELDLRVSARAILAASILVRMKSEALLHADEEEEEEHEEKLHVDVEPLAPPLRRVERYYTFDDLLDALMDALEEAEKRKPRKKKKVEIEEEVFVVDDFRVDIEKHVYRLHEIVVEMYRETKEPINFWDLVFDPTPKIVARTFLYLLFLSNMGKVDLIQEEPFGEIFVVPVEESA; encoded by the coding sequence ATGGAATCGCGCCGTGAGGAGGAGATAACGCCCGTTGACATTCTCCTCCAGCTCGTCACCATGGGGAAGGTTGACCCCTGGAACATCGACATCGTCGACCTGACCGAGAAGTACATCGAAAGGCTCAGGGAGATGAAGGAGCTCGACCTCCGCGTCTCCGCCAGGGCCATCCTCGCCGCATCCATACTCGTCAGGATGAAGAGCGAGGCCCTGCTCCACGCCGACGAGGAGGAAGAGGAGGAGCACGAGGAGAAGCTCCACGTTGATGTCGAGCCGCTGGCTCCGCCCCTCCGCAGGGTGGAGCGCTACTACACCTTCGACGACCTCCTGGACGCCCTCATGGACGCCCTTGAGGAGGCGGAGAAGAGAAAGCCGCGGAAGAAAAAGAAGGTCGAGATAGAGGAGGAAGTCTTCGTCGTCGATGACTTCCGCGTTGACATCGAGAAGCACGTTTATAGGCTCCATGAGATAGTTGTGGAGATGTACAGGGAGACCAAGGAACCCATAAACTTCTGGGACCTTGTCTTCGACCCGACGCCGAAGATAGTGGCCAGAACCTTCCTCTACCTCCTGTTCCTCTCCAATATGGGGAAGGTGGACCTCATTCAGGAGGAGCCATTTGGGGAGATATTCGTCGTGCCCGTGGAGGAGAGCGCCTAG
- a CDS encoding DUF5658 family protein, producing MRPLWYVIAFVVLSALDAITTWVGADRGLAEANPLIAARLSLPALFFGGYAVFTLLGVLLLVVVFRLSRFISPLRYFPPIFVLLKALPVFSNIILLLGT from the coding sequence ATGCGCCCCCTGTGGTACGTGATTGCCTTCGTGGTCCTCTCCGCGCTGGACGCCATAACGACATGGGTGGGTGCAGACCGGGGCCTTGCCGAGGCAAATCCTCTGATCGCGGCCAGACTTTCACTCCCCGCTTTGTTCTTCGGTGGATACGCTGTTTTTACCCTCCTTGGAGTTCTGCTGCTGGTCGTGGTCTTCAGGCTCTCCCGATTTATATCCCCACTGCGCTACTTCCCGCCGATTTTCGTTCTCCTCAAGGCGCTCCCCGTCTTCAGCAACATCATACTCCTGCTGGGCACGTGA
- a CDS encoding DEAD/DEAH box helicase, with product MYLRRDLIEPRVYQEVIYARCKETSCLVVLPTGLGKTLIAMLIADYRLSRYGGKVLMLAPTKPLAIQHAESFRRLFNLPHERINVLTGELSPEKRRRVWEESTIITATPQTVENDILTGRISLEDVSLLVIDEAHRAVGGYSYVFIAREYLKTARHPLVLGLTASPGSDADKIREIVENLGIEHVEVRTEASPDVKPYVQSIAFEWVKVELPEIYKEVRKLLREMLKESLKPLAQFKLVSTYSPDISKREVLQAGSKINQEVARGNYEIGRLRLHQAKAVKLQHAIELLETQGLTALRTYLKKLREDKRAKSSKQLMEDPRMRKVVYLLVQAKESGVDHPKMERLKELVKRQLERKPDSKVIVFTNYRDTGRRIVEELEAMGIAAERFIGQASRGKDKGMSQKKQKEVLDRFSRAEFNVLVATSVGEEGLDVPEVDLVVFYEPVPSAIRSIQRRGRTGRHRQGKVVILMARGTRDEAYYWSSKRKEKGMFDAIRAIARELERARPRGRSEPAEIVEKTPERAGMSRGKITSLDAFLKPKGAPKTEEKSGASEKPPKKGVFVKKPKTIVVYADSRELRSGVPKHLRELGADVEVRTLDVADYVVSEDVGIERKSANDFIQSIIDGRLFDQVERLKRAYEKPVIIIEGELYGVRNIHPNAIRGAIAAVTLDWGVPILFSSGTEETAQFIYLMAKREQEERKKEVRLRSEKKALTLAERQRLIVEGLPNVSATLAKRLLAHFGNVEQVFTATEEELKEVEGIGPKKAREIRKVITAPYVEE from the coding sequence ATGTACCTTCGCCGAGACCTCATCGAGCCCCGCGTTTACCAAGAGGTAATCTACGCCCGCTGTAAAGAGACCAGCTGCCTCGTCGTTCTCCCGACGGGGCTGGGAAAGACGCTGATAGCGATGCTCATAGCCGATTACCGGCTCTCCAGGTACGGCGGCAAGGTCCTCATGCTCGCGCCAACCAAACCTCTGGCCATACAGCACGCGGAGAGCTTTAGGCGCCTCTTCAACCTCCCTCATGAAAGAATAAACGTCCTCACCGGAGAACTCTCCCCCGAAAAGCGCAGACGGGTGTGGGAGGAGAGCACGATCATCACCGCCACCCCTCAGACCGTCGAGAACGATATCCTCACGGGCAGGATTTCGCTGGAGGACGTTTCCCTTCTGGTAATCGACGAGGCCCACAGGGCCGTTGGCGGTTACTCGTACGTTTTCATCGCCAGGGAGTACCTCAAAACCGCCAGGCACCCACTGGTTCTCGGCTTGACCGCATCCCCGGGGAGCGACGCCGATAAGATCCGCGAGATAGTGGAAAACCTCGGCATCGAGCACGTTGAGGTGAGAACCGAGGCTTCCCCAGACGTTAAACCCTACGTCCAGAGCATCGCCTTTGAGTGGGTGAAGGTCGAGCTGCCCGAGATATACAAGGAGGTCAGAAAACTCCTCCGCGAGATGCTGAAGGAGAGTCTCAAGCCCCTCGCCCAGTTCAAGCTCGTTTCGACTTACTCCCCCGATATCTCAAAGAGGGAAGTGCTTCAGGCGGGGTCAAAGATCAACCAGGAGGTCGCGAGGGGCAACTATGAGATCGGCCGCCTCAGACTCCACCAGGCCAAGGCCGTCAAGCTCCAGCATGCGATCGAGCTCCTCGAGACCCAGGGGTTAACGGCCCTGCGCACCTACCTCAAGAAGCTCCGGGAGGATAAGCGGGCGAAGTCGAGCAAGCAGCTCATGGAAGACCCGCGCATGAGAAAGGTGGTTTACCTCCTCGTTCAGGCGAAGGAGAGCGGGGTGGACCATCCGAAGATGGAGCGGCTGAAGGAGCTCGTCAAAAGGCAGCTCGAAAGAAAGCCGGACTCCAAGGTGATCGTCTTCACCAACTACCGTGACACGGGGAGGAGAATAGTGGAGGAACTGGAGGCGATGGGCATCGCGGCCGAGAGGTTCATCGGCCAGGCTAGCAGGGGGAAGGACAAGGGCATGAGCCAGAAGAAGCAGAAGGAAGTCCTCGACCGCTTTTCCCGCGCCGAGTTCAACGTCCTCGTCGCCACAAGCGTTGGCGAGGAAGGACTGGACGTTCCGGAGGTGGACCTGGTCGTCTTCTACGAGCCGGTGCCTTCAGCCATAAGGAGCATTCAGAGGCGCGGCAGGACCGGCAGGCACAGGCAGGGGAAGGTTGTAATTCTGATGGCCCGGGGGACGAGGGACGAGGCCTACTACTGGAGCTCGAAGCGAAAGGAGAAGGGTATGTTCGACGCAATAAGGGCCATAGCGAGGGAGCTCGAAAGGGCCCGCCCCAGGGGGCGGTCGGAACCCGCTGAAATCGTTGAAAAAACACCGGAGCGTGCCGGGATGAGCAGGGGAAAGATAACTTCCCTTGATGCGTTTCTGAAGCCCAAGGGTGCCCCGAAAACTGAGGAGAAATCCGGGGCTTCCGAAAAGCCTCCGAAGAAAGGGGTTTTCGTAAAGAAACCGAAGACCATAGTGGTCTACGCCGACAGCCGCGAGCTGAGGAGCGGGGTGCCGAAGCACCTCCGCGAGCTTGGAGCAGATGTTGAGGTCAGGACGCTCGACGTTGCCGACTATGTGGTGAGTGAGGACGTCGGCATAGAGCGCAAGAGCGCCAACGACTTCATCCAGTCGATCATCGACGGCAGGCTCTTTGATCAGGTTGAGAGGCTCAAGAGGGCCTACGAGAAGCCGGTCATAATCATCGAGGGCGAGCTTTACGGGGTAAGGAACATCCATCCCAACGCCATCAGGGGGGCCATAGCGGCGGTGACCCTCGACTGGGGGGTGCCCATTCTTTTCTCCTCCGGAACCGAGGAGACGGCGCAGTTCATATACCTGATGGCAAAGCGCGAGCAGGAGGAGAGAAAGAAGGAGGTCCGCCTCAGGAGCGAGAAGAAGGCCCTAACGCTGGCCGAGAGGCAGCGCCTGATAGTTGAGGGCCTGCCCAACGTCTCCGCGACCCTCGCCAAGCGCCTCCTCGCGCACTTCGGCAACGTTGAGCAGGTTTTCACTGCAACTGAGGAGGAGCTGAAGGAGGTCGAGGGAATAGGGCCTAAGAAGGCGAGGGAGATAAGGAAGGTGATAACCGCACCCTACGTGGAGGAATAG